From a region of the Paeniglutamicibacter cryotolerans genome:
- a CDS encoding DNA gyrase/topoisomerase IV subunit B, giving the protein MAQSSDYNARHLSVLEGLEAVRKRPGMYIGSTDSRGLMHCLWEIIDNSVDEALAGHGQSIAVILHPDGSVEIHDDGRGIPVDVEPKTGLTGVEVVFTKLHAGGKFGGGSYTASGGLHGVGASVVNALSARLDVEVDRGGKTYGMQFRRGEPGRFIDAGKAKPDAAFEPFEKESVLDVVGKAKRGVTGTRVRYWADRQIFTPDAKFSYVDLQARARQTSFLVPGLKITLRDDRRLPGTEGEAGPIEEVFHHDGGISEFVEFLANDPAVTETWRIHGSGTFKESVPVIDGSGHSRITEVERVCEVDIALRWGIGYETNLRSFVNIISTPKGGTHQTGFEQALLKTFRKVIEANARKLKAGSDKIERDDVAAGLTAVLTVRLAEPQFEGQTKEILGTSAVRQIVSKVVEKELSAKLNSSAKNEKTQSAMLLEKVVSEMKSRISARVHKETQRRKNALETSSLPTKLADCRSTDTEKTELFIVEGDSALGTARLARSSDFQALLPIRGKILNVQKASVADMLSNAECAALIQVVGAGSGRSFDIAQARYGKIVLMTDADVDGAHIRTLLLTLFFRYMRPMVEAGRVYAAVPPLHRVEVINHGSKENEMVYTYSETELHQVLDGLERDGKRYKEPIQRYKGLGEMDADQLAETTMDPRHRTLRRVGLEHAESAERVFDLLMGSDVAPRKDFIISGAERLERDRIDV; this is encoded by the coding sequence GTGGCCCAGAGCTCTGACTACAACGCACGACACCTCTCGGTGCTTGAAGGCCTGGAAGCCGTGCGCAAACGCCCCGGCATGTACATCGGGTCCACCGATTCGCGCGGCCTGATGCACTGCCTGTGGGAAATCATTGACAACTCGGTCGACGAGGCACTGGCAGGCCATGGCCAGTCCATCGCGGTGATCCTGCATCCCGACGGCTCGGTGGAAATCCACGACGACGGCCGCGGCATTCCCGTCGACGTGGAACCCAAAACCGGGCTCACCGGTGTCGAGGTGGTCTTCACTAAGCTGCACGCCGGCGGCAAGTTCGGCGGCGGCTCCTACACCGCCTCCGGTGGTCTGCACGGCGTCGGAGCTTCCGTCGTCAACGCGCTTTCGGCACGCCTCGACGTCGAGGTCGACCGCGGCGGCAAGACCTACGGCATGCAGTTCCGCCGCGGCGAGCCCGGTCGCTTCATCGACGCCGGCAAGGCCAAGCCCGATGCTGCATTCGAGCCCTTCGAAAAGGAATCGGTGCTCGATGTCGTCGGCAAGGCCAAGCGCGGCGTCACCGGCACCCGGGTCCGCTACTGGGCCGACCGGCAGATCTTCACCCCCGACGCGAAATTCTCCTACGTCGATTTGCAGGCGCGCGCCCGGCAGACATCCTTCCTCGTCCCGGGCCTGAAGATCACCCTGCGCGATGACCGGCGACTTCCCGGCACCGAGGGCGAAGCCGGCCCGATCGAGGAGGTCTTCCACCACGACGGTGGCATCTCCGAGTTCGTCGAGTTCCTGGCCAACGACCCGGCGGTTACCGAAACCTGGCGGATCCACGGTTCGGGCACGTTCAAGGAGTCCGTGCCGGTGATCGACGGTTCCGGACACAGCCGCATCACCGAAGTCGAGCGCGTCTGCGAGGTCGACATCGCCCTGCGTTGGGGCATCGGCTACGAGACGAACCTGCGTTCCTTCGTGAACATCATTTCCACGCCCAAGGGCGGAACTCACCAGACCGGCTTCGAGCAGGCGCTGCTCAAGACCTTCCGCAAGGTGATCGAGGCCAATGCCCGCAAGCTCAAGGCCGGCAGCGACAAGATCGAACGCGACGATGTCGCTGCCGGACTCACAGCTGTGCTCACGGTGCGCCTGGCCGAACCGCAGTTCGAGGGGCAGACCAAGGAGATCCTCGGCACTTCCGCGGTGCGTCAGATCGTGTCCAAGGTGGTGGAGAAGGAACTGTCGGCCAAGCTGAACTCCTCGGCGAAGAACGAGAAGACCCAGTCGGCGATGCTGCTGGAAAAGGTCGTCAGCGAGATGAAGTCGCGCATCTCCGCACGCGTGCACAAGGAGACTCAGCGCCGCAAGAATGCGCTGGAAACCTCCTCGCTTCCCACCAAGCTCGCCGACTGCCGCAGCACCGACACCGAGAAGACCGAACTGTTCATCGTGGAGGGCGACAGTGCCCTGGGCACCGCCCGGCTGGCGCGCTCCTCGGACTTCCAGGCCCTGTTGCCGATCCGCGGCAAGATCCTGAACGTGCAGAAGGCCTCCGTCGCCGACATGCTCTCCAATGCCGAGTGCGCGGCGCTGATCCAGGTGGTCGGAGCCGGTTCCGGGCGCAGCTTCGACATCGCCCAGGCGCGCTACGGCAAGATCGTGCTGATGACCGATGCCGACGTCGACGGGGCACACATCCGCACCCTGCTGCTTACCCTCTTCTTCCGTTACATGCGCCCGATGGTGGAAGCCGGGCGCGTCTACGCCGCAGTGCCGCCGCTGCACCGGGTCGAGGTCATCAACCACGGCTCGAAGGAGAACGAGATGGTCTACACCTACTCGGAGACCGAGCTGCATCAGGTCCTGGACGGCCTGGAGCGGGACGGCAAACGCTACAAGGAGCCGATTCAGCGCTACAAGGGCCTAGGCGAGATGGACGCGGACCAGTTGGCCGAGACCACGATGGATCCGCGCCACCGTACGTTGCGCCGGGTCGGGTTGGAGCACGCCGAATCGGCTGAGCGGGTCTTTGACCTGCTGATGGGGTCCGATGTCGCGCCGCGCAAGGACTTCATTATTTCGGGCGCCGAGCGCCTGGAACGCGACCGCATCGACGTGTAG
- a CDS encoding RNA polymerase sigma factor, with product MSSSETTSKANAADLPEDEASMTPQQKAARTRARNKAIKDAGGTVPSAKKPAAKSKSKSDAEDVDGEDVEPEDHDDDESTPAAATVPEDGSKGFVLTADEDDAPQQQVMVAGATADPVKDYLKQIGKVALLNAEQEVDLALRIEAGLFATEKLLADDGSMDKRLRWDYEQIVHDGKIAKNHLLEANLRLVVSLAKRYTGRGMLFLDLIQEGNLGLIRAVEKFDYTKGFKFSTYATWWIRQAITRAMADQARTIRIPVHMVEVINKLARVQRQMLQDLGREPTPDELAAELDMTPEKVVEVQKYGREPISLHTPLGEDGDSEFGDLIEDSEAVVPADAVSFTLLQEQLHSVLDTLSEREAGVVAMRFGLTDGQPKTLDEIGKVYGVTRERIRQIESKTMSKLRHPSRSQVLRDYLD from the coding sequence GTGTCATCATCTGAGACGACCTCCAAGGCTAATGCTGCCGATCTGCCCGAGGATGAGGCATCGATGACGCCTCAGCAGAAGGCCGCCCGAACGCGTGCACGCAACAAGGCCATCAAGGACGCCGGCGGCACGGTCCCGAGCGCCAAGAAACCCGCTGCCAAGTCCAAGTCCAAGTCTGACGCCGAGGATGTCGACGGCGAGGACGTGGAGCCCGAGGACCACGACGACGACGAGTCGACCCCGGCCGCAGCCACGGTCCCCGAGGACGGTTCCAAGGGCTTCGTCCTGACCGCCGACGAGGACGATGCCCCGCAGCAGCAGGTCATGGTCGCTGGTGCCACCGCCGACCCGGTCAAGGACTACCTGAAGCAGATCGGCAAGGTCGCCCTGCTGAACGCCGAGCAGGAAGTCGACCTGGCCCTGCGCATCGAGGCCGGTCTGTTCGCCACCGAAAAGCTGCTCGCCGATGACGGCTCCATGGACAAGCGCCTGCGCTGGGACTACGAACAGATCGTCCACGACGGCAAGATCGCCAAGAACCACCTGCTCGAGGCCAACCTGCGCCTCGTCGTGTCGCTGGCCAAGCGGTACACCGGCCGCGGCATGCTCTTCCTGGACCTGATCCAGGAAGGCAACCTGGGCCTGATCCGTGCCGTCGAGAAATTCGACTACACCAAGGGCTTCAAGTTCTCCACCTACGCCACCTGGTGGATCCGCCAGGCGATCACGCGCGCCATGGCCGACCAGGCCCGTACCATCCGCATCCCGGTGCACATGGTCGAGGTCATCAACAAGCTGGCCCGTGTCCAGCGCCAGATGCTCCAGGACCTGGGCCGCGAACCCACCCCGGACGAGCTGGCAGCCGAGCTGGACATGACCCCGGAAAAGGTCGTCGAGGTCCAGAAATACGGCCGCGAGCCGATTTCGCTGCACACGCCGCTGGGCGAGGACGGCGACTCGGAGTTCGGTGACCTCATCGAGGACTCCGAGGCAGTTGTCCCGGCCGACGCGGTCAGCTTCACGCTGCTGCAAGAACAGTTGCACTCGGTGCTGGACACGCTCTCCGAGCGTGAAGCCGGAGTCGTTGCCATGCGCTTCGGCCTCACGGACGGCCAGCCGAAGACGCTGGACGAAATCGGCAAGGTCTACGGCGTGACCCGTGAGCGCATCCGCCAGATCGAGTCCAAGACCATGTCGAAGCTGCGACACCCGTCGCGCTCGCAGGTCCTGCGCGACTACCTGGACTAA
- a CDS encoding DUF7455 domain-containing protein has translation MTATAVTRELNALDRCDRCGAQAYVRAVLETSGGELFFCGHHARAVEAKLRPLTTEWQDETGRLNEKPVIDEED, from the coding sequence ATGACGGCAACAGCAGTCACCAGGGAACTCAATGCCCTGGATCGTTGCGATCGCTGCGGGGCTCAGGCCTACGTCCGCGCGGTCCTGGAGACCTCTGGTGGAGAATTGTTCTTCTGCGGCCACCACGCCCGCGCCGTGGAAGCCAAGCTCCGCCCGCTGACCACCGAGTGGCAGGACGAAACGGGCCGGCTGAACGAGAAGCCGGTAATCGACGAAGAGGATTAG
- a CDS encoding M56 family metallopeptidase, whose product MLLTSYLLAALALVLAWPAPVMLSRAHWPARSPFAAMVLWQSIALAGGLSMIGAMLCYGLVPLGDNLPDGLRGLIRVLLGQESLDSLGILHAFALSAAALLSVHLVFTLWLTYFRINRQRRRHRDMLHLLSSPSSERPATLVIDHEAPVAYCLPGGSRSVTVLSEGLMKLLSPTELRAVLLHEETHLAQRHHLLLWAFAAWRSALPWLPTSKLAQRAVSSLIEIMADDVALRSVDKSTLVTAIALVASGAAQLPAASLVSGGGEKIDTPTTTSARLSRLLTPEPALGAGFRSTVLAVAVLLMAVPTVLLLAPGLFG is encoded by the coding sequence CGCATTGGCCTTAGTGCTGGCATGGCCGGCACCGGTCATGCTTTCGCGCGCCCATTGGCCGGCCCGATCCCCTTTTGCAGCGATGGTGCTCTGGCAATCCATCGCCCTGGCGGGCGGGCTCTCCATGATCGGAGCCATGCTCTGTTACGGGCTAGTACCGCTGGGCGACAACCTGCCCGATGGCCTGCGGGGACTGATCAGGGTCCTGCTAGGCCAGGAATCACTTGATTCACTTGGCATCCTGCACGCGTTTGCGCTCAGTGCCGCCGCATTGCTCTCCGTACATCTGGTGTTCACGCTCTGGCTGACGTACTTCAGGATCAACCGCCAGCGCCGCCGGCATCGTGACATGCTGCACCTGCTCAGCTCCCCCTCCAGCGAGCGGCCAGCCACACTGGTCATCGACCACGAGGCGCCGGTGGCCTACTGCCTGCCCGGCGGGTCACGGTCGGTCACGGTGCTGTCGGAGGGCCTGATGAAGCTGCTCTCCCCGACCGAGCTGCGCGCCGTGCTGCTGCATGAGGAAACCCATCTGGCCCAGCGCCACCACCTGCTACTGTGGGCGTTCGCGGCCTGGCGCTCGGCGCTGCCCTGGCTGCCGACCTCCAAACTGGCCCAGCGCGCCGTTTCCTCGCTGATCGAGATCATGGCGGACGACGTCGCCCTGCGCTCAGTGGACAAGTCGACCCTCGTCACCGCCATCGCACTGGTGGCCAGCGGGGCGGCCCAGCTGCCCGCCGCATCGCTGGTCAGCGGAGGCGGGGAGAAGATCGACACGCCGACCACCACCTCCGCCCGGCTGAGCCGCCTGCTTACACCCGAACCGGCGCTGGGTGCCGGATTCCGCTCCACGGTGCTTGCCGTGGCCGTTTTGCTCATGGCCGTACCCACCGTCCTGCTGCTGGCCCCCGGACTTTTCGGATAG
- a CDS encoding MFS transporter gives MRSWWVWGAAVAAYLIAVTQRTSFGVAGLEATERFNATASILATFSVVQLVVYAGLQIPVGILVDRWGPRAMITGGAVLMVVGQGLLAMAESVGAGLVGRFFVGAGDAMTFVSVIRLLPAWFSSYRIPMLTQVTGMIGQLGQLLSLIPFVALLHRWGWSSAYLSLAALSVLAAALGILLVRDRPRAIARPPALATPKSGALLAAAWREPGTRLGFWTHFTTQFTTNVFLLTWGYPFLVSGQGVAPATASLLMSMFVVVAIVFGPLVGAATARYPLRRSTLAFGVIGTIAACWAVVLFWPGGAPLWMLVILVIAIAVGGPASMIGFDFARTFNRPGNIGTATGVVNVGGFLAALITVYVIGLILDLIQRAAGEGAELYTLDAFRWAMSFQFIPMAVGVIGMLLSRRTARARMASNGTIVQPLLVALARRRRQS, from the coding sequence ATGCGCTCCTGGTGGGTCTGGGGTGCCGCGGTGGCCGCCTACCTGATTGCCGTCACCCAACGCACCAGTTTCGGCGTGGCGGGACTCGAGGCCACCGAACGCTTCAACGCCACGGCGTCTATCCTGGCCACCTTCTCCGTCGTCCAGCTCGTTGTGTATGCGGGACTGCAAATCCCCGTTGGCATCCTGGTGGACCGCTGGGGCCCGCGCGCGATGATCACCGGTGGCGCCGTGCTGATGGTCGTGGGCCAGGGACTGCTGGCCATGGCCGAATCGGTCGGCGCCGGACTGGTCGGGCGCTTCTTCGTGGGAGCCGGCGACGCCATGACCTTCGTGTCGGTGATCAGGCTGCTGCCCGCCTGGTTCTCCAGCTACCGCATTCCGATGCTGACCCAGGTCACCGGCATGATCGGCCAGCTCGGTCAGCTGCTGAGCCTGATCCCCTTCGTCGCCCTGCTGCACCGGTGGGGCTGGAGCAGCGCCTATCTGTCCCTGGCCGCGCTCTCGGTTCTTGCCGCGGCGCTGGGAATCCTGCTCGTGCGCGATAGGCCGCGCGCCATCGCCCGGCCGCCGGCGCTAGCCACACCGAAATCCGGGGCGCTGCTGGCCGCCGCCTGGCGCGAGCCAGGCACCCGGCTGGGCTTCTGGACCCACTTCACCACCCAATTCACCACCAACGTCTTCCTGCTCACCTGGGGCTACCCGTTCCTGGTCTCCGGCCAGGGCGTGGCACCGGCCACCGCCTCCCTGCTGATGAGCATGTTCGTCGTGGTGGCCATCGTCTTCGGGCCGCTGGTCGGGGCAGCCACGGCGCGCTACCCGCTGCGCCGCTCCACGCTGGCCTTCGGCGTCATCGGGACGATTGCCGCCTGCTGGGCCGTGGTGCTGTTCTGGCCCGGCGGTGCACCGCTGTGGATGCTGGTCATCCTCGTTATCGCCATCGCCGTCGGCGGCCCGGCCTCGATGATCGGCTTCGACTTCGCCCGCACCTTCAACCGCCCGGGCAACATCGGCACCGCAACCGGGGTGGTCAACGTCGGCGGTTTCCTTGCCGCGCTGATCACGGTCTACGTCATCGGGTTGATCCTGGACCTGATCCAGCGCGCCGCCGGAGAGGGTGCGGAGCTCTACACGCTCGATGCCTTCCGCTGGGCCATGTCCTTCCAATTCATTCCGATGGCGGTCGGAGTGATCGGCATGCTGCTCAGCCGCCGCACCGCGCGGGCACGGATGGCGAGCAACGGCACCATCGTCCAGCCGCTGCTCGTTGCGCTCGCCCGGCGCCGGCGCCAGTCCTAG
- a CDS encoding DUF4192 domain-containing protein yields MTTSPETHSLNRPEDVLAYIPHALGFQPRNSLVMLILERNALSATLRVDLPLLGPGADDTRIAARHYLGILRKVQEATAVFLAVYPPECADPHPGPLPYSGLVAELGDRLRGAGIQVRDAWLVGPESWYSYHCQGPGCCPEAGHPVPELALTETHLRLVVAGSAPTHEPWDGSGAPAWVNRGQIRDHLELMLARFAGPQRHELLLRRWGDLLAQDPAAAERRMRSDAVFCASLLATLHEKPVRDMLPFLAGHGLRPAVCALAETTADATPGAAAALFSGFLLGHSELAPDWRRLDGFWYLLRDLLGVAAGADEAALLCLLAWIEWARGRGSSALALLGGCLAKEPGYRLAVLLRQLLEQGEMPDWVADKDRAWHPEAMPAASA; encoded by the coding sequence ATGACTACCTCACCCGAAACCCACTCGCTGAACCGTCCCGAGGACGTCCTCGCCTACATCCCGCACGCGCTCGGTTTCCAGCCGCGCAACAGCCTGGTGATGCTGATCCTGGAACGGAACGCGCTCAGCGCCACGCTGCGCGTTGACCTGCCGCTGCTCGGCCCCGGAGCCGACGACACCAGGATCGCCGCCCGGCACTACCTGGGCATCCTGCGCAAGGTCCAGGAGGCCACGGCGGTTTTCCTGGCCGTGTACCCACCCGAATGCGCCGATCCGCATCCCGGCCCCCTGCCCTACAGCGGGCTGGTCGCCGAGCTGGGCGACCGGCTGCGGGGTGCCGGGATCCAAGTGCGCGACGCCTGGCTGGTGGGTCCCGAAAGTTGGTACAGCTACCACTGCCAGGGGCCTGGCTGCTGTCCGGAGGCGGGCCATCCGGTTCCCGAGCTCGCGCTGACCGAAACCCACCTGCGCCTGGTCGTGGCCGGAAGCGCCCCGACTCATGAGCCCTGGGACGGATCCGGGGCTCCGGCCTGGGTAAACCGCGGCCAGATCCGCGACCACTTGGAGTTGATGCTGGCACGTTTCGCCGGCCCGCAACGCCACGAGCTGTTGCTGCGCCGCTGGGGCGACCTGCTGGCCCAGGACCCGGCGGCAGCCGAACGCCGGATGCGTTCCGATGCCGTCTTCTGCGCCTCGCTGCTTGCGACGCTGCATGAGAAGCCGGTGCGCGACATGCTGCCCTTTCTCGCTGGCCACGGGCTGCGCCCGGCCGTGTGTGCGCTCGCCGAAACAACGGCCGATGCCACACCGGGTGCCGCGGCCGCGCTGTTCAGCGGCTTCCTGCTGGGGCACAGCGAGCTGGCGCCGGACTGGCGGCGCCTGGATGGGTTCTGGTATCTCCTGCGTGATCTGCTCGGTGTGGCAGCGGGCGCGGACGAGGCGGCCCTGCTCTGCCTGCTGGCGTGGATCGAATGGGCACGCGGGCGCGGCAGCTCGGCCCTGGCGCTCCTGGGCGGCTGTCTGGCCAAGGAGCCCGGTTACCGTCTGGCAGTGCTCCTGCGCCAACTGCTTGAACAAGGTGAAATGCCCGATTGGGTGGCGGACAAGGACCGTGCATGGCATCCCGAGGCGATGCCGGCCGCCTCCGCGTGA